One Papaver somniferum cultivar HN1 chromosome 10, ASM357369v1, whole genome shotgun sequence genomic window carries:
- the LOC113318277 gene encoding probable serine/threonine-protein kinase abkC: MSMFSAFRNIKKAAHFLKANKRSSLLEVQRHGGTVTAGLPSFTHRFSSRGQFAKTFYETKSKENLYCSSKRFSVLCASKTVTYHAQIAWKHISHICSYRGPVFPPISRIACAVSLALTRSNLIAPSIIGLIIGEVAWTQRAFADAGSFPVNNLYMHAQDGHVYFTSFLFSIIEVFVILLRALYLAILFSPSIAMAPFADSFGVQFRKMWLQIVHRTLERAGPAFIKWGQWAATRPDLFPSDLCTELTKLHSNAPAHSFACTKRTIENAFGRKLPEVFENFEEEPVASGSVAQVHRATLRFCYPGQKIKPISVAVKVRHPGVGEAIRRDFVIINTVAKISTLVPTLKWLRLDESVQQFAVFMMSQVDLAREAAHLSRFIYNFRRSKDVSFPKPLYPLVHPAVLVETYEHGESVSHFVDELEGNNQIKSALAHIGTHALLKMLLVDNFIHADMHPGNILVRVAKNKHSPEGLFKSKPHVVFLDVGMTAELSKSDRLNLLDLFKAVALRDGRTAAKCTLSLSRKQKCPDPEAFIEELEKTFSFWGTTEGGNLHPGECMQQLLEKVRRHKVNIDGNVCTAMVTTLVLEGWQRKLDPDYNVLDTLKTLLFRADLSESLSYTIERLMAP, from the exons ATGTCGAT GTTTTCGGCATTCCGAAACATAAAAAAAGCTGCACATTTCCTTAAAGCAAACAAGAGAAGTAGTCTTTTAGAAGTTCAAAGGCATGGAGGAACCGTTACAGCTGGACTTCCTTCCTTCACACATAGGTTCTCTAGTAGAGGGCAGTTTGCAAAGACATTCTATGAAACGAAGTCGAAGGAAAACTTATATTGTTCCTCTAAGAGGTTCTCAGTTCTTTGTGCCAGTAAAACAGTGACATATCATGCCCAGATTGCTTGGAAGCATATATCTCACATATGTTCCTACCGGGGGCCAGTTTTTCCACCGATAAGTAGGATTGCTTGTGCTGTGAGCCTGGCTTTAACCAGATCGAATTTGATAGCTCCTAGCATCATTGGTCTCATTATTGGAGAAGTAGCATGGACACAGAGGGCATTTGCAGACGCCGGAAGTTTCCCAGTGAATAATTTATACATGCATGCACAAGATGGCCATGTTTATTTCACATCATTCTTGTTTTCAATCATTGAAGTGTTCGTTATTTTGTTGAGAGCATTGTATTTGGCAATTTTGTTCTCTCCCAGCATCGCGATGGCTCCGTTTGCGGATTCTTTTGGTGTTCAGTTTAGGAAAATGTGGCTGCAAATTGTCCATCGTACATTAGAAAGGGCAGGTCCAGCTTTTATAAAATGGGGTCAGTGGGCAGCTACACGACCTGATCTTTTCCCCAGTGATTTGTGCACTGAGCTTACAAAGCTCCACAGTAACGCCCCAGCACATAGCTTTGCATGCACGAAAAGAACTATTGAGAATGCATTTGGTAGGAAACTTCCTGaagtttttgagaattttgagGAGGAACCTGTAGCTTCCGGAAGTGTTGCCCAGGTGCATCGAGCTACTCTGAGATTCTGCTATCCTGGTCAAAAGATTAAACCCATTTCTGTTGCTGTAAAGGTTAGGCATCCTGGAGTTGGTGAAGCGATCAGGAGGGATTTTGTAATCATTAATACTGTAGCTAAAATCTCAACTTTAGTGCCAACTTTGAAGTGGTTGAGACTGGATGAAAGTGTGCAGCAGTTTGCTGTTTTTATGATGTCTCAGGTTGATCTTGCAAGGGAAGCTGCTCATTTAAGCcgttttatatataattttcgcAGATCTAAAGATGTTTCTTTCCCTAAACCCTTGTACCCGCTTGTGCATCCTGCTGTTTTAGTGGAGACCTATGAGCATGGAGAAAGTGTTTCTCACTTTGTCGATGAACTTGAAGGGAACAACCAGATAAAAAGTGCTCTTGCACACATTGGGACTCATGCGCTTCTCAAGATGCTACTG GTTGACAATTTTATCCATGCAGATATGCATCCAGGAAATATACTTGTTAGAGTGGCTAAGAACAAGCATTCACCTGAAGGGCTTTTCAAATCTAAGCCTCACGTGGTTTTCCTTGACGTAGGCATGACAGCTGAACTCTCTAAGAGTGACAGATTAAATTTATTAGATCTTTTTAAAGCTGTTGCCCTTCGTGATGGACGCACGGCTGCCAAGTGCACGCTTAGTTTATCTAGAAAACAGAAGTGCCCGGACCCTGAGGCATTCATAGAG GAATTGGAGAAGACATTCAGTTTCTGGGGTACGACAGAAGGTGGTAATCTCCATCCAGGAGAGTGCATGCAGCAATTGCTTGAGAAGGTTCGGCGACATAAAGTCAATATCGATGGAAATGTTTGTACTGCAATGGTAACCACCTTGGTTCTTGAG GGTTGGCAGCGAAAGCTTGATCCAGATTATAATGTACTAGACACACTTAAAACATTATTATTCAGAGCGGACTTGTCAGAGTCTCTCTCCTATACAATCGAAAGACTCATGGCCCCATGA